Proteins from one Gibbsiella quercinecans genomic window:
- a CDS encoding DUF3304 domain-containing protein — protein MEKIITGCVLLILFLVSGCSQVNRDGGYTAGDLSGINHMADSGINSFSVNGYGGTLTGNSCCIILPEKWTTGLKARVEWEVDPYIAPPFPGYKDRVKFNAWKRVLESSFQQHSTIVDIPQYGKERCGLTVHFLPCNQVKVTTVCSGYGTQNYPIKEPLNMKEPATCPVK, from the coding sequence ATGGAGAAAATAATTACTGGCTGTGTATTGCTGATTCTATTTTTGGTTTCAGGGTGCTCACAGGTAAATCGAGACGGTGGTTATACCGCCGGGGATTTGAGCGGTATTAACCATATGGCCGATAGCGGTATTAATTCATTTTCGGTTAATGGTTACGGCGGAACACTAACGGGTAACTCATGCTGCATCATTCTTCCTGAAAAGTGGACTACCGGCTTGAAAGCACGAGTTGAATGGGAGGTCGATCCCTATATCGCACCTCCATTTCCTGGATATAAAGATAGGGTAAAATTTAATGCATGGAAACGTGTTCTGGAGAGCAGTTTTCAGCAACACAGTACCATCGTTGATATTCCGCAGTACGGCAAAGAACGCTGTGGTTTAACGGTGCACTTCCTGCCGTGTAATCAGGTGAAAGTGACAACGGTATGTTCCGGGTATGGTACGCAGAACTATCCGATTAAAGAGCCTCTTAATATGAAGGAGCCAGCAACATGCCCGGTGAAATAA
- a CDS encoding type VI secretion system Vgr family protein, whose amino-acid sequence MGKKDFVIQGGKMPVYNHYQLSIPELKKQHPEIQLSVLRFSGEEALNTPWCYTIEITSATRDILADSLINTTAQLLFYPDGQPWQSVAPRILRGVITGFQQCDSSADETRYVVTLQPRLALLKNSLMYAVYQHKSVPGVVEDILNRWAFSSLDYHFRLNTQYPVREFYIAYAESDLDFIERHLARIGVFYYFTWDEENHRDVLVLGDTSQAYGERQDIAFRHPLGLFDGGRESLWDISVSRQSVAARTKLNDEYYRNAQDDLLVQIETDLDKPALTGELYRYGENYQQQGREVQALPEQGRWFVKRRQERLITEQVTFDGMSNGMDIRPGMVISPQGKAWPDAPDGLLVVSTSSTRISRDTAYVIRFTAVPVRPHISYRPPLKPWPHIGGTLLARVTSPVENAQYAELDEHGRYRVRFQFDLNALWQPGFESVPVRLAKPYAGNVYGWHFPLIAGTQVMIAFTNGDPDRPYILCSMHDSRHEDHVNLYNYQRNVLRTPANNKLRFEDRRGYEHVKLSTEFGGKSQLSLGHIVDNARNKRGEGFELRTDSTGTLRAAKGLYLTADAQITATGQVLEMAPAISLVNGAVSQISDWQTITQSHHNLQPDASHLKAYLAAVDQLKSPAMLLSAPEGIGAVSPKSILINSGTTLHLQSQTETSIASGQRIQMNAGQAISLLAHQEGIRIVSGQGPLAVESHGDTLGLTALKDISVQTVQGELRLTAKNGIVLGCAGATIRITPQGDIQIHSPGKTSIRGVHTWNTPASEETQLPELPKSVCKDCLKKAQQAALAFVPRG is encoded by the coding sequence ATGGGCAAAAAGGATTTTGTTATTCAGGGCGGCAAAATGCCGGTGTACAACCACTACCAACTGAGTATTCCAGAGTTGAAAAAACAGCATCCGGAAATTCAGCTGTCAGTGCTGCGATTCAGCGGTGAAGAAGCCCTGAATACCCCATGGTGCTATACGATTGAAATCACCAGCGCAACCCGTGACATCCTGGCTGATAGCCTGATTAATACCACTGCTCAACTACTGTTTTACCCGGACGGCCAGCCCTGGCAGTCCGTTGCGCCCCGTATTCTGCGCGGCGTGATTACCGGCTTTCAGCAATGTGATTCCTCTGCGGATGAAACCCGCTATGTGGTGACCTTGCAACCCCGCCTGGCGCTGCTAAAAAACAGCCTGATGTATGCCGTTTATCAACATAAAAGCGTGCCGGGTGTGGTGGAGGATATTCTCAACCGTTGGGCATTCTCCTCGCTGGATTATCACTTTCGGCTGAATACTCAATACCCGGTTCGTGAGTTTTATATCGCTTATGCGGAAAGCGATCTCGACTTCATTGAGCGCCATCTGGCGCGTATCGGTGTGTTTTATTACTTCACATGGGACGAGGAAAATCACCGTGACGTGCTGGTGCTGGGAGATACCTCCCAGGCATACGGGGAACGACAAGATATTGCCTTTCGTCACCCCTTAGGGCTGTTTGATGGCGGGCGTGAATCCCTATGGGATATTTCGGTCAGCCGTCAGTCTGTTGCTGCCAGAACGAAGCTCAATGATGAGTATTACCGTAATGCGCAGGACGATCTGCTGGTGCAGATTGAAACGGACCTGGATAAGCCCGCACTGACGGGAGAACTGTATCGCTACGGTGAGAACTATCAGCAGCAGGGGCGGGAGGTTCAGGCGCTGCCAGAGCAGGGGCGGTGGTTTGTCAAACGTCGTCAGGAACGCCTGATTACGGAGCAGGTAACATTCGATGGTATGTCGAACGGCATGGATATTCGGCCTGGTATGGTTATCTCCCCGCAGGGCAAGGCTTGGCCGGATGCGCCGGACGGCCTATTGGTGGTGTCCACCTCGTCGACCCGTATTTCCCGTGACACCGCTTATGTGATCCGTTTTACCGCCGTGCCTGTTCGACCGCATATTTCATATCGCCCACCGTTGAAACCGTGGCCGCACATTGGCGGTACGCTGCTGGCAAGGGTGACCAGCCCGGTTGAAAACGCACAGTATGCCGAACTGGACGAACATGGTCGCTATCGGGTGCGTTTTCAGTTCGATCTGAACGCGTTATGGCAACCTGGTTTTGAAAGTGTGCCGGTAAGGCTTGCGAAGCCCTATGCCGGTAACGTGTATGGCTGGCATTTCCCGCTAATAGCCGGGACTCAGGTGATGATCGCTTTCACCAACGGTGATCCAGACAGACCCTATATCCTTTGCTCAATGCATGACTCTCGGCACGAGGATCATGTCAATCTCTATAATTATCAACGCAATGTGCTGAGAACTCCGGCGAATAATAAGCTCAGATTTGAGGATCGGCGGGGCTATGAACATGTCAAACTGTCAACGGAATTTGGCGGAAAAAGCCAGCTGTCGCTTGGCCATATCGTTGATAATGCCCGCAATAAACGCGGCGAAGGCTTTGAACTGCGCACCGACAGCACGGGAACGCTGCGTGCCGCGAAGGGCCTTTATCTTACCGCTGATGCCCAGATCACGGCAACCGGCCAGGTATTGGAGATGGCCCCAGCCATCAGTCTGGTCAACGGTGCCGTCAGTCAGATTAGCGACTGGCAGACTATCACTCAGTCTCATCACAACCTTCAACCCGATGCTAGCCATCTGAAAGCCTACCTGGCCGCAGTGGACCAGTTGAAATCCCCGGCAATGTTGCTCAGCGCTCCGGAAGGGATTGGCGCCGTCAGCCCGAAAAGCATTCTGATCAACTCCGGCACCACCCTGCACTTGCAAAGCCAGACAGAAACCAGCATTGCCAGCGGCCAGCGTATCCAGATGAACGCCGGCCAGGCGATTTCCCTACTGGCCCACCAGGAAGGGATTCGAATAGTGTCGGGCCAGGGGCCGCTTGCTGTCGAATCCCATGGCGATACGCTGGGGCTTACGGCATTGAAGGATATCAGCGTGCAGACGGTACAAGGCGAACTGCGCCTGACGGCAAAAAACGGCATTGTGCTGGGATGCGCAGGGGCAACCATCCGTATCACACCTCAGGGGGATATCCAGATCCATTCACCGGGTAAAACCAGCATTCGTGGCGTGCATACCTGGAATACGCCCGCCAGTGAAGAAACTCAGCTACCGGAACTGCCCAAGTCGGTGTGTAAAGACTGCCTGAAAAAAGCGCAGCAAGCCGCCCTCGCATTTGTGCCAAGAGGATAA
- a CDS encoding ATP-dependent endonuclease, translated as MKIQSVRINNFRALKDITITFDSVTTFIGPNGAGKSTVLRALDWFFNGKPGSLTEKDCSFGAADEEVEVQITFTDLTQKDREALGRYAPDGATTFTAWRRQSPDGSDRLSANAKGFPDFNPIKAASSATAKKDLYNGLRARRPELDLPAAKTGPNVEEAITTWEASHTELLEDVLESLQTNFFGFNSGGKMSGLFDFVLVTADLRASEESMDGKSSIIGRILERSIDRTAADEEIATIVEESREKQQKVYEEKFRTQLETITTELNAVVASYSPGRAVTVSPAEVELKAPKTTFEVAVLDGTTETAVERQGHGFQRTILISALQLLAQSGSASADGVICLAIEEPELFQHPIQAQAFAKVIRSLVENPDKCIQVTYATHSPYFLEARHFNQVRRLTRSSDEPPVVSVHCATIEDVKARLNGIVDDDVVARRLDHNVADQLSIALFANRAFIVEGTTESSVFYGIGDRTSHGLLEAGGVSIVPVGSKTSIPLAHAILSTMGVPAYALFDADAGFESRAKAKNKRQEAIDSEKNNHAKENRKLLRYFGMVEEDFPLACVANEVAIFEDHLESFLSENWPEWVGACNEIEAATGLSLSKNQLAYRTATLKADGAVPEMLQQILTKVEGE; from the coding sequence ATGAAGATTCAATCCGTTCGCATTAATAATTTCCGAGCACTCAAGGATATAACGATCACCTTCGACTCGGTCACAACCTTCATTGGGCCAAACGGTGCAGGGAAGTCGACTGTGCTGCGTGCTCTAGATTGGTTCTTCAACGGTAAACCGGGGTCCTTGACAGAAAAAGATTGCTCCTTCGGGGCGGCGGATGAAGAAGTCGAGGTCCAAATTACGTTCACTGACCTTACCCAAAAGGACCGCGAAGCCCTTGGCAGGTATGCACCGGATGGGGCTACTACTTTCACTGCATGGAGAAGACAATCACCTGATGGATCCGATCGACTCTCAGCTAACGCAAAGGGCTTCCCCGATTTCAATCCAATAAAAGCCGCGAGTAGCGCAACCGCGAAGAAAGATTTGTACAACGGGCTACGGGCACGGCGCCCAGAGCTGGATCTCCCGGCCGCGAAAACAGGCCCTAATGTTGAAGAGGCGATAACAACCTGGGAGGCATCGCATACCGAGCTGCTCGAGGATGTACTCGAATCGCTTCAGACTAACTTTTTCGGTTTCAACAGCGGCGGTAAGATGAGTGGCCTCTTCGACTTCGTCTTGGTGACTGCAGATCTTCGTGCAAGCGAGGAATCAATGGATGGTAAGTCAAGCATCATCGGGCGCATTCTGGAGCGATCCATTGACCGTACTGCAGCGGATGAAGAAATTGCAACAATCGTCGAGGAATCAAGAGAAAAGCAGCAAAAAGTTTACGAAGAAAAATTCAGAACACAATTAGAAACAATAACAACAGAGCTTAATGCAGTCGTTGCGTCTTATTCACCTGGACGGGCTGTCACAGTTTCCCCAGCCGAGGTGGAACTCAAGGCCCCCAAGACCACATTCGAAGTAGCTGTGCTTGATGGAACAACCGAAACGGCTGTCGAACGGCAGGGACACGGTTTCCAACGGACGATTCTGATCTCCGCGCTTCAGCTCTTGGCACAATCGGGCTCTGCTTCAGCAGACGGTGTCATCTGTTTGGCAATTGAGGAACCGGAACTTTTTCAACACCCAATCCAGGCGCAGGCATTTGCAAAAGTGATCCGCTCGCTCGTAGAAAACCCAGACAAGTGCATCCAGGTAACCTATGCGACTCACAGCCCCTATTTTCTTGAAGCTCGCCATTTCAATCAGGTTAGGCGGCTGACAAGATCATCTGATGAACCTCCTGTAGTTTCTGTTCATTGCGCAACCATTGAAGATGTTAAAGCCAGGCTGAACGGAATTGTGGATGACGATGTGGTTGCTCGCAGGCTTGACCACAATGTGGCTGATCAACTCTCTATCGCACTCTTTGCTAACCGGGCATTCATCGTGGAAGGGACAACGGAATCATCCGTCTTCTATGGCATTGGAGACAGGACATCACACGGCTTACTTGAGGCTGGCGGCGTATCGATTGTCCCCGTAGGGTCAAAGACATCCATACCGCTTGCACATGCCATTCTCAGTACTATGGGTGTGCCCGCTTATGCACTCTTTGACGCAGATGCTGGCTTTGAGTCCCGTGCCAAAGCAAAAAATAAGAGACAAGAAGCAATTGACAGTGAAAAGAACAACCATGCTAAGGAGAACCGAAAGCTTCTGCGGTATTTCGGTATGGTTGAAGAAGATTTCCCGTTGGCCTGTGTTGCGAATGAAGTTGCGATCTTTGAGGATCATCTAGAATCGTTCTTGTCAGAAAACTGGCCTGAATGGGTTGGAGCCTGCAACGAGATCGAGGCTGCCACCGGTCTTAGTCTTTCGAAAAATCAGCTCGCATACCGCACGGCAACACTCAAGGCTGATGGAGCAGTTCCGGAGATGCTTCAACAAATTTTGACCAAGGTAGAAGGAGAATAG
- a CDS encoding DUF3304 domain-containing protein codes for MSGEIRNGTFMEKIITGCVLLILFFVSGCSQANRDGGYTAGDLRAVNHVEGQGINGFSVNGYHVPGLGGGYCCIMLPEKWSPGLKARVEWEIDPDPYARMPPLGTDEFRKAYAEHATKYQQHSTVINIPQYGKERCGLTVHFLPCNQVKVTTVCSGYGTQNYPIKEPLNMKEPVTCPAK; via the coding sequence ATGTCCGGTGAAATAAGGAATGGAACATTCATGGAGAAAATAATTACTGGCTGTGTATTGCTGATTCTATTTTTTGTTTCAGGGTGCTCACAGGCAAATCGAGACGGTGGTTATACCGCCGGGGATTTACGTGCAGTCAACCACGTTGAAGGGCAAGGTATAAATGGCTTTTCGGTTAATGGATATCATGTCCCAGGGTTAGGTGGTGGATATTGCTGCATCATGCTTCCTGAAAAGTGGTCTCCCGGCTTGAAAGCACGGGTTGAATGGGAAATTGATCCTGATCCTTATGCACGAATGCCCCCTTTGGGCACCGATGAATTCCGTAAAGCATACGCAGAACATGCAACAAAATATCAACAACACAGTACCGTCATTAATATTCCGCAGTACGGAAAAGAACGCTGTGGTTTAACGGTGCACTTCCTGCCGTGTAATCAGGTGAAAGTGACAACGGTATGTTCCGGGTATGGCACGCAGAACTATCCGATTAAAGAACCTCTTAATATGAAGGAGCCTGTCACATGTCCAGCGAAATGA
- a CDS encoding DUF2130 domain-containing protein: protein MHEIICPHCKKAFKVDEAGYAEILKQVRDSDFEKQLHERLELAEQDKRNAVELAQAKVTSELQKEASAKDTEIQELKAKLDAGYVAQKLAVSEALSTVEKDRDALASALEKIKQEKETAAQLAEANLLNELQKAAVAKDSEIQDLQARLDASEVAQKLAVSEALSVVEKDRDALASALEKAKNEQEAASRLAEMKHLSDLQQAIATKDAEIQSLQSRLETIEVSQRLTLSEAVSEVEKQRDELKSGLDRAALEKQLAETALKDKYETQLKDRDDAIERLKDLKAKLSTKMVGETLEQHCEIEFNRLRATAFPKSYFEKDNDARTGSKGDFIFRDQDDAGSEIVSIMFEMKNESDETATKKKNEDFFKELDKDRTEKCCEYAVLVSLLEPDNELYNAGIVDVSYRYQKMYVVRPQFFIPIITLLRNAAMNSLQYKSELALMKAQNIDITNFETQLDDFKSAFGRNWRLASDGFEEAVKRIDEAIKDLEKTKEALHKSANNLRLANDKAEDLTVKKLTRGNPTMAAKFAEFKHEGAPDTK, encoded by the coding sequence ATGCATGAAATCATCTGTCCACACTGCAAAAAGGCCTTCAAAGTGGACGAAGCCGGGTATGCGGAAATCCTGAAACAGGTTCGCGATAGCGATTTTGAGAAGCAGTTGCATGAACGGCTGGAGTTGGCAGAGCAGGACAAGCGCAACGCCGTCGAGCTCGCCCAGGCCAAGGTCACAAGCGAGTTGCAGAAAGAGGCTTCCGCCAAGGATACTGAGATTCAAGAGCTGAAGGCAAAGCTCGATGCAGGTTATGTTGCACAGAAACTCGCCGTCAGTGAAGCACTGAGCACAGTGGAGAAAGACCGAGACGCGCTGGCAAGCGCTCTGGAGAAGATAAAGCAGGAGAAGGAAACGGCTGCTCAATTGGCTGAAGCTAATCTCCTGAACGAACTTCAAAAGGCTGCCGTCGCCAAGGATTCTGAAATCCAGGATCTACAAGCTAGGCTCGATGCCAGTGAAGTGGCACAAAAACTCGCTGTCAGCGAGGCGCTAAGTGTCGTGGAAAAGGATAGGGATGCACTGGCAAGCGCACTGGAAAAGGCAAAGAACGAGCAAGAAGCCGCATCTCGTTTGGCTGAGATGAAGCACTTAAGCGACTTACAGCAAGCCATTGCAACCAAAGATGCAGAGATTCAGAGCCTGCAGTCTAGGCTTGAGACTATTGAAGTCTCACAAAGGCTCACTCTCTCTGAAGCAGTAAGTGAGGTTGAAAAGCAACGTGATGAACTAAAGAGCGGACTTGATCGAGCTGCTCTAGAAAAACAGCTCGCCGAGACAGCGCTCAAAGACAAGTACGAAACACAGCTCAAGGACCGCGATGATGCCATCGAACGCCTTAAGGATCTGAAGGCAAAATTATCGACCAAGATGGTTGGCGAAACCCTTGAACAGCATTGTGAGATCGAGTTCAATCGCTTGCGGGCCACCGCGTTTCCGAAGTCCTACTTCGAGAAAGACAATGACGCACGGACCGGCAGCAAAGGCGATTTCATTTTCCGCGACCAAGATGATGCAGGCTCTGAGATCGTCTCAATCATGTTCGAGATGAAAAACGAAAGCGACGAAACCGCCACTAAGAAGAAAAACGAAGACTTTTTCAAAGAACTCGACAAAGACCGTACTGAAAAATGTTGTGAATACGCCGTGTTGGTCTCCCTACTTGAGCCTGATAATGAGCTCTACAATGCTGGGATCGTTGATGTATCTTACCGCTATCAGAAAATGTATGTTGTTCGGCCGCAGTTCTTCATCCCCATTATCACGCTACTACGTAATGCGGCGATGAACTCGCTCCAGTACAAATCAGAGTTGGCACTGATGAAAGCGCAGAATATTGACATCACAAATTTCGAAACCCAGCTTGATGACTTCAAGAGTGCATTTGGGCGCAACTGGCGCCTGGCTTCAGACGGCTTCGAGGAAGCGGTCAAGCGCATTGACGAAGCCATCAAGGATTTGGAAAAAACGAAAGAAGCGCTGCACAAATCAGCCAACAACTTGCGGCTCGCCAATGATAAGGCAGAAGACCTCACGGTCAAGAAACTGACTCGCGGTAACCCGACGATGGCTGCCAAATTTGCCGAATTCAAACACGAGGGCGCGCCTGACACCAAATAA
- a CDS encoding DUF4123 domain-containing protein: MKKDNSAQWLKQAQLLCTAAGQDYIDVLVDQAGTEQPLQNALRQIFPEVRWFALFDGTPEAGTEEYSPLVMRLHFPACSHQRWLEQLAQHFSGTPRLTLLISPLVFDLLIHHLQSLSQVYWDEQSGLLRYYDNRIFPQLFAHILTQEQQASFTDIALFWGWRDRDGEPAWKTGTYSPERLLADEPEMNCVNDAQVEMMGCVSDAEALMKDLPATVISREAHFAHCMAIAIQASQSGYIGDLMTEPATCPVK; this comes from the coding sequence ATGAAAAAGGATAACAGTGCGCAATGGTTGAAACAGGCTCAATTACTCTGCACCGCTGCCGGGCAGGATTATATTGATGTGCTGGTTGACCAGGCCGGAACGGAACAGCCATTACAAAATGCTCTACGCCAGATCTTCCCAGAGGTTCGCTGGTTCGCTCTGTTTGACGGCACGCCGGAAGCCGGAACGGAAGAGTACTCCCCGCTGGTGATGCGTCTGCACTTTCCAGCCTGCAGTCACCAGCGCTGGCTGGAGCAACTGGCGCAGCATTTTTCTGGTACGCCCCGCCTGACGCTACTGATCTCACCGCTGGTTTTCGATCTGTTAATCCACCATCTGCAGTCGTTGTCGCAGGTTTACTGGGATGAGCAGAGTGGATTGCTGCGTTACTACGATAATCGGATATTCCCTCAGCTGTTTGCACATATTCTTACGCAGGAACAGCAGGCTTCATTCACCGACATCGCGTTGTTCTGGGGTTGGCGGGATCGGGACGGTGAGCCGGCCTGGAAAACCGGGACGTACAGCCCTGAGCGCCTGCTTGCCGATGAGCCGGAAATGAACTGCGTTAATGATGCGCAGGTGGAGATGATGGGATGCGTCAGTGATGCCGAGGCGCTGATGAAAGACCTGCCAGCCACCGTTATCTCTCGGGAAGCACATTTTGCGCACTGCATGGCAATAGCTATTCAGGCAAGCCAGTCTGGCTATATAGGCGATCTTATGACGGAGCCAGCAACATGTCCGGTAAAATAA
- the tssL gene encoding type VI secretion system protein TssL, short form, protein MQDTWLLALAIRNKQPVTVDDALYQRCFDMIQQVQDQLAAAGAPEYLIEEIKFAHSVFLDEAVMTQPDTDVSTWWRRTPLQGHFLGHIHGGEHFYEHIKKLLREPVPSEARASCYYRMLRFGYAGKYRTEGDDERLSLMRQLKTLLPEHSAPLNTPVLIRRSRHKTPFWQRWPWLICSGVFIAIVIATIIINGHLHYLVGKWCIPG, encoded by the coding sequence ATGCAGGATACCTGGCTGTTGGCGCTTGCTATTCGCAATAAACAACCCGTTACGGTTGATGATGCGCTGTACCAGCGTTGCTTTGACATGATCCAGCAGGTGCAGGATCAGCTTGCCGCCGCGGGTGCGCCTGAATATCTCATTGAAGAAATCAAATTCGCCCACAGCGTTTTTCTGGACGAGGCAGTCATGACCCAGCCGGATACGGATGTGTCCACCTGGTGGCGGCGTACACCGCTGCAGGGCCATTTCCTGGGGCATATTCACGGTGGCGAGCATTTCTACGAACATATTAAAAAACTGCTACGCGAACCGGTTCCTTCTGAAGCACGGGCGAGCTGTTACTACCGGATGCTGCGGTTCGGTTATGCAGGGAAATACAGGACTGAGGGCGATGATGAGCGCCTGTCGTTGATGCGGCAGTTGAAAACATTATTGCCTGAGCATTCAGCGCCTCTTAATACCCCCGTGCTTATCCGGCGTTCACGCCATAAAACGCCATTCTGGCAGCGCTGGCCCTGGCTTATCTGCAGCGGCGTGTTTATTGCCATTGTTATCGCAACCATCATCATAAACGGCCATCTGCATTACCTGGTTGGCAAGTGGTGTATCCCCGGCTGA
- a CDS encoding DUF3304 domain-containing protein: MEEIITGCVLLILFWVSGCSQANRDDGYTAGDLRALNHTLKGINSYSVNGYGGTMTGNSCCIMLPEKWTPDLKARIEWETDPDPYARMPPLGTDEFRKAYAEHATKYQQHSAVINIPQYGKERCGLTVHFLPCNQVKVTTSCYGFNAPEYPIKEPFDMKEPSACPVK, from the coding sequence ATGGAGGAAATAATTACTGGCTGTGTATTGCTGATTCTATTTTGGGTTTCAGGGTGCTCACAGGCAAATCGAGACGATGGTTATACCGCCGGAGATTTACGTGCGCTTAATCACACGCTAAAGGGTATTAATTCGTATTCTGTAAATGGTTACGGTGGAACAATGACCGGGAATAGTTGTTGCATTATGCTTCCCGAAAAATGGACTCCGGACTTGAAAGCTCGAATTGAATGGGAAACTGATCCTGATCCTTACGCGCGAATGCCCCCTTTGGGCACCGATGAATTCCGTAAAGCATACGCAGAACATGCAACAAAATATCAACAACACAGCGCCGTCATTAATATTCCGCAGTACGGCAAAGAACGTTGTGGTTTAACGGTGCACTTCCTGCCGTGTAATCAGGTGAAAGTGACTACTTCATGTTACGGGTTTAATGCCCCTGAATATCCGATTAAGGAACCTTTTGATATGAAGGAGCCATCAGCATGTCCGGTGAAATAA